The Diadema setosum chromosome 1, eeDiaSeto1, whole genome shotgun sequence genome has a window encoding:
- the LOC140241333 gene encoding muscarinic acetylcholine receptor M4-like, whose protein sequence is MTTVTVQTNATFWVETTLDNSTGSEVYTKSEGSNSSSIFGLLWPSLFTACIIVANCLTLLAFCVNKKLRTYNNYFIINLSILDLLSGVYLIITVVHTHVGYYPLNQNLCKILTGISQAIIGGSNFVVVIICADRHRATYDPINHFMNRSKRKALFLNSLAWLGAFAFWMLFITTWEFVDNFDNGRHCVRRYTNMPGVSIVNGIVIFYLPLVIISVLYLRIFLKIRKTRGGKLVEKKFDVKDNISTAVEDLTKDTTTSSLNDPVIDTDVESVREKEYGQDMPRRSTGKAGSNINTKPIRKRESAAEMRKATRTLLFIVMSFVVAWLPQSIIGLIYSIKPLLVFQGLPRPGRLFFTWLASCNSLLNPISYAVSQPLLRSTLKNMVYIHCKERSPQKSVNI, encoded by the exons ATGACCACAGTAACAGTACAGACAAACGCTACATTTTGGGTTGAAACTACTCTTGACAATTCAACCGGGAGTGAAGTATACACTAAATCTGAAGGCTCGAACTCTTCCAGCATTTTCGGTCTCCTCTGGCCCTCCCTGTTTACGGCTTGCATCATTGTCGCAAACTGTCTGACACTTCTAGCTTTTTGCGTGAATAAAAAACTTCGCACTTACAACAACTATTTCATCATCAACCTATCCATTCTTGATCTTCTCTCTGGAGTGTATCTTATCATTACTGTTGTCCATACCCACGTCGGCTACTATCCTTTGAACCAGAACCTTTGCAAGATCCTGACCGGGATAAGTCAGGCTATTATCGGTGGTTCTAATTTCGTCGTCGTGATCATCTGCGCTGACCGACATCGTGCAACTTACGACCCCATCAACCATTTCATGAATCGTAGCAAACGTAAGGCTTTGTTTCTTAACTCCCTGGCGTGGCTTGGTGCTTTTGCTTTTTGGATGTTGTTCATCACAACATGGGAGTTCGTGGACAACTTTGACAACGGACGTCACTGCGTTCGTCGATATACTAACATGCCAGGCGTGTCCATAGTCAATGGCATTGTTATCTTTTACCTGCCGCTCGTTATAATCTCCGTTCTCTACCTTCGTATATTTCTAAAGATCAGAAAGACAAGGGGTGGGAAACTTGTCGAAAAGAAATTTGATGTGAAGGACAATATCAGTACAGCTGTTGAAGATCTTACCAAGGACACCACAACCTCGTCTCTGAATGATCCAGTTATCGATACCGACGTTGAGTCGGTCAGAGAAAAGGAATATGGACAAGATATGCCAAGGAGGAGTACCGGAAAAGCAGGTTCAAATATCAACACGAAACCAATC CGGAAGCGCGAGTCGGCTGCCGAAATGCGGAAAGCAACACGAACCCTCTTGTTCATCGTAATGTCTTTCGTTGTTGCCTGGTTACCTCAGAGCATCATCGGGTTGATCTACTCCATCAAACCCCTACTGGTCTTCCAGGGCCTACCGCGACCCGGAAGGCTCTTTTTCACCTGGTTGGCATCCTGTAACAGCCTTCTGAACCCGATCTCCTACGCAGTAAGCCAGCCGCTTCTCAGGTCAACGCTGAAGAACATGGTATACATTCATTGCAAGGAAAGATCTCCACAGAAAAGCGTAAACATTTGA
- the LOC140241122 gene encoding muscarinic acetylcholine receptor M4-like, translating into MVLTSYSSTTFSVDVNLVNVTGVQGAPSTNTKIHTLILPSVFTGSIIAANILTLVAFSVEKRLRTYNNYFIINLSILDFLVGLRLIGGVVHTYIGYYPLNQSFCKILSGIGQAVTNASNFVVVIICVDRHRATYDPINHFMTRSKRKAIFLNSLAWLVAFSFRMTYVTAWEFIVDFDNGEHCLRQYISLPGASIVNTIFMFYMPFVVISVLYLRILRKIRQTRNRKNVARKFVSYADGSKKHTETMTNVMKENTLSTPSSSDTNVSTRFVAGKSIQRSSVKKVNHEAASETRKATRTLLFIVLSFVISWLPYNIIQLRHRTRPNLARPTPFSKAIL; encoded by the exons ATGGTACTCACATCGTATTCCAGTACCACTTTTTCGGTGGATGTGAATCTCGTGAATGTTACTGGGGTACAAGGGGCCCCTTCAACCAACACCAAAATTCATACACTTATCTTGCCCTCCGTGTTCACAGGTTCGATAATTGCCGCAAACATTTTAACCCTAGTAGCATTTTCTGTCGAAAAACGACTTCGAACCTacaacaactacttcatcatcAACCTATCCATTCTCGATTTCCTTGTTGGCTTGCGTCTAATCGGTGGCGTTGTTCATACCTACATTGGTTACTATCCTCTCAACCAATCGTTTTGTAAGATACTGAGCGGAATCGGGCAAGCGGTAACCAATGCCTCCAATTTCGTGGTCGTAATCATCTGTGTAGACCGACATCGTGCAACCTACGATCCGATCAACCACTTCATGACTCGCAGCAAACGTAAGGCTATCTTTCTCAATTCTCTAGCCTGGTTGGTCGCATTCAGTTTCCGGATGACATATGTGACGGCATGGGAGTTCATTGTCGATTTCGACAACGGAGAGCATTGCCTTCGTCAGTACATAAGCTTACCAGGAGCATCGATCGTCAACACGATTTTCATGTTTTACATGCCCTTTGTTGTCATTTCCGTGCTCTATCTTCGGATCCTTAGAAAAATAAGACAAACTCGAAACAGGAAGAACGTCGCAAGGAAATTTGTTTCTTACGCTGATGGGAGCAAGAAACACACTGAAACAATGACAAATGTTATGAAAGAAAACACATTATCGACTCCGAGTTCCTCTGACACCAATGTTTCGACTCGGTTTGTCGCGGGCAAGAGTATTCAGAGAAGTTCGGTCAAGAAG GTGAATCACGAGGCAGCATCCGAGACGAGGAAGGCAACACGCACTCTACTCTTCATTGTCCTGTCTTTCGTGATTTCGTGGTTACCATACAACATCATCCAACTACGCCATCGAACCAGGCCTAATCTGGCCCGGCCTACCCCGTTCAGCAAGGCTATTCTTTAG
- the LOC140241219 gene encoding muscarinic acetylcholine receptor M4-like — translation MALTENSSTTFFADIDVNDMNFTGEQAVSSTTTIIHRLIWPSLFTGSIIAANVFTLAAFSVEKRLRTYNNYFIINLSILDFLVGLHLIGGVVHTYIGYYPLNQLFCKILSGIGQAVTNASNFVVVIICVDRHRATYDPINHFMTRSKRNAISLNSLAWFVAFTFWMLYVTAWEFIDDFDNGRHCIRRYTSLPGASIINTIVMFYMPFAVISVLYLRIHRKIRQTRNRKNVEMKFVSEAGGSEKQTEEMTNVMQENASSTLSSSDVAFKRMQRSSLKKNTMNKVNHEAASETRKATRTLLFIVLSFVISWLPHSIIQLIYTIEPGLIIPGLPRSARLFFSWLVFGNSLLNPISYAITQPLLRATLRSMLFCCSKRDSSLTVTV, via the exons ATGGCACTCACAGAGAATTCCAGTACCACATTTTTTGCTGATATCGACGTGAATGACATGAATTTCACCGGTGAGCAAGCAGTCTCCTCCACTACCACCATCATTCATAGACTTATTTGGCCCTCTCTGTTCACTGGTTCGATAATCGCAGCAAACGTTTTTACATTAGCAGCATTTTCCGTCGAAAAACGACTTCGAACTTACAACAACTATTTCATCATTAACCTGTCCATTCTCGATTTCCTTGTTGGCTTGCATCTTATCGGCGGCGTTGTTCACACCTACATTGGTTACTATCCTCTCAACCAGTTGTTTTGTAAGATACTGAGCGGAATCGGGCAAGCGGTAACCAATGCCTCCAATTTCGTGGTCGTGATAATCTGTGTAGACCGACATCGTGCAACCTACGATCCGATCAACCACTTCATGACTCGCAGCAAACGTAATGCTATCTCTCTCAATTCTCTCGCCTGGTTCGTCGCATTCACTTTTTGGATGTTATACGTAACGGCATGGGAGTTCATTGACGATTTCGACAACGGACGGCATTGCATTCGTCGATACACAAGCTTACCAGGGGCATCGATCATCAACACGATTGTCATGTTTTACATGCCCTTTGCAGTCATTTCCGTGCTATACCTTCGTATTCATAGAAAAATAAGACAAACTCGAAACAGAAAGAACGTCGAGATGAAATTTGTTTCTGAGGCAGGTGGGAGCGAGAAACAGACTGAAGAAATGACAAAtgttatgcaagaaaacgcATCTTCGACGTTGAGTTCCTCTGATGTGGCGTTCAAGCGTATGCAGAGAAGTTCGCTCAAGAAG AACACTATGAATAAGGTGAATCACGAGGCAGCATCCGAGACGAGGAAGGCAACACGCACTCTACTCTTCATTGTCCTGTCTTTCGTGATTTCATGGTTACCTCACAGCATCATTCAACTAATCTACACCATCGAACCAGGCCTAATCATCCCGGGTCTACCCCGGTCAGCAAGGCTTTTCTTCAGTTGGTTGGTTTTCGGCAACAGCCTTCTGAATCCCATCTCCTACGCCATCACCCAGCCACTTCTAAGGGCTACACTCAGAAGCATGCTGTTCTGCTGCTCTAAGAGAGACTCCTCTCTCACCGTAACAGTCTGA
- the LOC140241018 gene encoding muscarinic acetylcholine receptor M2-like, whose translation MAWTPSLTLAPEIEFENDTENEIQREVPVVLSKFVNISRLFWPMLFTTLIIAANCLSLAAFGVEKRLRTYNNYFIINLSILDLLVGLNLITSVVHTYFGYYPLNQVFCKILGGLGQVVCSASNFVVVIICADRHRATYDPINHYMTRSKRKAIFVNSLAWIAALAFWMPFVTVWEFIDDFDNGQHCLRRFTNIPGAYIVNIVVLFYLPLVLIVVLYLRIFRKIRKTIRGKNVKNMMSSQENKDVGMIGNNPVTGSMRELSSITAPIDIHVGSVKDDRVAMSLSKSHGPNKHLKDFANTEKRESAAETRKAQRTLLFIVLSFVISWLPHSIIQLIYAIEPGLIVSGLPRSAYLFLSWLAFGNSLLNPISYAITQPLLRATVRNIISCRGKNRFQ comes from the exons ATGGCATGGACTCCGTCTCTCACGTTAGCCCCTGAGATTGAGTTTGAAAATGATACGGAAAACGAGATCCAAAGAGAGGTTCCTGTAGTCCTATCAAAGTTCGTTAACATCAGTCGACTATTTTGGCCGATGTTGTTTACAACACTTATCATTGCCGCAAACTGCCTGTCCCTTGCAGCATTTGGCGTGGAGAAACGACTCCGCACCTACAACAACTACTTTATCATCAACCTGTCGATTCTCGATCTCCTCGTTGGTCTAAATCTCATCACCAGCGTTGTCCATACCTACTTTGGCTACTATCCTTTGAACCAAGTGTTTTGTAAGATCCTAGGTGGACTCGGTCAGGTGGTCTGCAGTGCCTCTAATTTTGTTGTCGTGATCATCTGCGCCGACCGTCATCGTGCGACCTACGACCCAATCAACCACTATATGACTCGCAGCAAACGTAAAGCCATTTTCGTCAACTCCCTGGCGTGGATTGCTGCTCTTGCTTTTTGGATGCCGTTTGTTACAGTCTGGGAGTTCATTGACGATTTCGATAATGGACAACATTGTTTACGTCGATTTACCAACATTCCTGGGGCTTATATTGTCAACATTGTTGTCCTGTTTTACTTGCCTTTAGTTTTGATTGTTGTTCTTTACCTTCGAATCTTCAGGAAGATACGAAAGACGATTAGAGGCAAGAATGTCAAGAacatgatgtcatctcaagaaaacaaagatgtcGGCATGATTGGAAATAATCCAGTAACGGGTAGTATGAGAGAATTATCGTCAATTACAGCTCCGATTGATATCCACGTTGGATCTGTCAAGGACGACCGTGTTGCAATGAGCTTGTCTAAGAGTCATGGACCCAACAAACATCTGAAAGACTTTGCAAATACG GAGAAGCGTGAGTCGGCAGCCGAGACGAGAAAGGCACAACGTACGCTTCTCTTCATTGTCCTGTCTTTTGTGATCTCGTGGTTGCCTCACAGCATCATCCAACTCATCTACGCCATCGAACCTGGCCTAATCGTGTCCGGCCTACCCCGTTCAGCATATCTGTTTCTCAGCTGGTTGGCGTTCGGCAACAGCCTTCTGAACCCCATTTCCTACGCGATCACCCAACCACTTCTGAGGGCTACAGTCAGAAATATAATAAGCTGCCGTGGAAAAAATAGATTCCAGTGA